From a region of the Dictyostelium discoideum AX4 chromosome 2 chromosome, whole genome shotgun sequence genome:
- the myoJ gene encoding hypothetical protein, whose protein sequence is MTTSTIENGASSPIIVSSSTPKLYQEGAGVWIPDQELGWIGADVIEHSETSADQVLVRTEDDREVKIPLSKVFQKNPDILEGVDDLSFLSHLHEPAILHNLHHRYNLNQIYTYIGKILIAINPYTSLPLYGKEMISAYYGKQLGTLAPHVYAVAEDAFKDMRYDGTSQSILVSGESGAGKTETTKFLLQYFAAMGNMIKESTSSSSINGINTSSDGIPVTPPPSPMKKSPVDKSVEERVLESTPLLEAFGNAKTLRNDNSSRFGKFIEIHFNEMGSIIGAKILTYLLEKSRIVRQVYNERNYHIFYQLLSGASEELKEKLNLKTIEEYSYLNKSGCFEIEGVSDEEHFNKTCHAMQVAGITLVEQENVFRILSAILLIGNFEFENIAGSNDDSCQLIDRDPLEKVSVLLGCAQPDELLNSMLTRKVVTGKESYISHNTKERAENARDSLSMFLYGMMFDWLVVKINSSMSISTQQKSKSFIGVLDIYGFESFEVNGFEQFCINYANEKLQQLFNQHVFKEEQQEYIKEKIDWSYIDFNDNQDTLDLIEKKPICILTLLDEETMFPKATPQTLATKLYSKMTSHSKFEKPRFSSTAFTINHYAGKVTYETDQFLDKNKDFIIPEQISILQRSNFSFIKVLMSHSDKFTQSPGGHPQGNGGPTSSNTKGTSGSSSMKFLSVGSQFSTSLATLMKTISTTTPHYVRCIKPNPEKLPQTFNKQDVIHQLRCGGVMESVRICCAGFPTRRLLSEFYQRYKILYVKDINTGSGGGKKGSNNNKIKDPKILVQNLLTGIELSDDKYKIGLTKVFLRAGQLASLEDMRLEQLDRSATVIQKRWKGYLYRKRYKQLRDASLIIQTKLRSVHAKQQLSALQRTHSAILIQKVWRAHRDRVQYQKIRDASLQLQTVMRRHLFSEQVHRERCENAAIILQTKIRQILSKREVDKKLRGIILIQARWRMKLAKRVYIQLRAEARSLRTVQEQKNKLQEKLEELQWRLTSEAKRKQQLEDQKVKSDTTISELSSNNDHLELQLSEIQLKYQELDKSNQSSQLQLSECLSKLEEQTQQLDHSSKLNKKLEKDLSDQHDSIEKLQSQFNETEQQLQQFKQQSEELSSKLSKTTQQLDFNKQEFDRLSQERDTDNTNNQLEIQQLKKANSTLEEDYFSLSGIRDNLERQVLELRDENQLIKERLDSLGQQSSQFQSGAALEKQQLEQLVQEQSEQLIKLSSEKLGSEEEAKKQINQLELELTDHKSKLQIQLQLTEQSNEKIKKLKGKLEEYQDEKKQLQQELERIKQSKQSVEDEKNSLITQLTTVKFESTQVSTNVSHQKEKITTLKSTIEELNKSIGKLQAEQKNKDDEIRKIQFELNDQKQQFTRQTKEFSDLQSQQSIDRQKSEITIHSLERTNETLKSDFERVQQSLKQQERDCQQYKDTINRLENEVKQLTQLKERFENEFFVAKEQNSNQTQESVYLKEVTTQMQQNQSRIERELEEKKQHITRIDDERDELKKQLTQLQQQHEQSSTQLLLAQNELERLRKKELKYKERGHETSKQQDQFNMEIQSLRITNNDQLKSLQDYEQEKKKLKDKLSSSKQEAQQQRESIIKMDAELSAIKQHSQWVENSFTDMKQRNQELIESSALYKQQLLQQTSTIDSTIKEKENEISKLQQQLETSNQQLHQLKEELNSMKQSNQLESTEQSKQLNQLIQENQQLKSVTNEISKQLDDAVFENQKINNTIKEQEIKSKRMSVELQQHIDEGKQQEIQQLQSTIAQLKQQQQSETDRLEKEIQQMKRERETQMKLVESTKLNYHMLEDRMELYRNVMEIIDYKETEWEKLARLAGCKELDTKLLSDFLLSCKLEHTSLGSQMWFHQIDYWCPYERDSSKGIFYGIIRSIVDFTIKNFDDVDLLSYLLACCSLTLFLYKKNLVKHLNGANSIMPIIPTLGDLEELNERLSHQSLTTSGKFSGGGGGGGIDFIDQLQQSTGITFGLIFKATTLKLSPLVDGAILNENYNKKLTSISASSFGSGSFGLGSNGVGSVLSIELITTYLSSIITIFQHRMVHFTLSQRFFNQVFCWIGALIMKGFMLRQTFCTETFATFVKTKIDFLTRWADDIGNVWVGDVANAFQQVREVINVLNIKDKEKIIDDKIRKQYCPTLNSNQLKQVLSLFSPGEFGGKRVSAKVIASICPPNKSSAGQSFVQDENKLNTIPIDSLHYLEIQDIKTLSLPLSIRQTIETEIINLKQQIACKK, encoded by the exons atgacaacatcaacaattgaaaatggagcatcatcaccaattattgtatcatcatcaacaccaaaaCTTTATCAAGAAGGAGCAGGAGTATGGATACCAGATCAAGAATTAGGATGGATTGGAGCAGATGTAATTGAACATTCAGAGACATCAGCAGATCAAGTATTAGTTAGAACAGAGGATGATAGAGAAGTGAAAATACCATTAAGTAAAGTGTTTCAAAAGAATCCAGATATATTGGAAGGTGTTGAcgatttatcatttttatcacATTTACACGAACCTGCAATCTTACATAACCTCCATCACCGTTATAATTTGAACCAAATCTATACATATATTGGAAAGATTTTAATCGCAATCAATCCATACACATCATTACCACTGTATGGAAAGGAGATGATCAGTGCCTACTATGGTAAACAATTGGGTACATTAGCACCACACGTTTATGCCGTAGCTGAAGATGCTTTCAAAGATATGCGTTATGATGGTACAAGTCAATCAATTTTAGTATCTGGTGAATCGGGTGCTGGTAAAACTGAAACTACAAAATTCTTATTACAATATTTTGCTGCGATGGGTAATATGATTAAagaatcaacatcatcatcatcaataaatGGAATTAATACATCATCTGACGGTATCCCAGTAACACCACCACCTTCACCAATGAAAAAATCACCTGTTGATAAATCGGTTGAAGAAAGAGTTTTAGAAAGTACACCATTATTAGAAGCATTTGGTAATGCTAAAACTTTAagaaat gATAATTCATCTCGTTTTGGTAAATTCATtgaaattcattttaatGAAATGGGTTCAATTATTGGTGCAAAAATTTTAACatatttattagaaaaatcAAGAATTGTAAGACAAGTTTATAATGAAAGAAATTATCATATATTTTATCAA ttattatcaGGTGCATcagaagaattaaaagaaaaattaaatttaaaaacaattgaagaATATAGTTATTTAAATAAGAGTGGatgttttgaaattgaaggtGTATCGGATGAAGAGCATTTTAATAAGACATGTCATGCAATGCAAGTTGCAGGTATAACATTGGTTGAACAAGAGAATGTATTTAGAATATTATCAGCGATTTTATTGATtggtaattttgaatttgaaaatatagcCGGATCAAATGATGATAGTTGTCAATTGATTGATCGTGACCCATTGGAGAAAGTATCGGTATTGTTAGGATGTGCACAACCTGATGAATTGTTGAATTCAATGTTAACACGTAAAGTGGTGACGGGTAAAGAGTCGTACATATCACATAATACAAAAGAGCGTGCTGAGAATGCAAGAGATTCATTGTCAATGTTTTTATATGGTATGATGTTTGATTGGTTGGTTGtgaaaatcaattcaagTATGTCGATTTCAACACAACAAAAATCCAAATCGTTCATTGGTGTATTGGATATCTATGGTTTTGAATCGTTTGAAGTGAACGGGTTCGAACAGTTTTGCATCAATTATGCCAATGAAAAGttacaacaattatttaatcaacACGTTTTCAAAGAGGAGCAACAGGAGTATATAAAGGAGAAGATCGATTGGTCATACATTGATTTCAATGATAATCAAGATACTttggatttaattgaaaagaaaCCCATTTGTATATTGACCTTACTCGATGAGGAGACTATGTTCCCCAAGGCCACACCTCAGACATTGGCAACTAAACTTTACTCAAAAATGACAAGTCATAGTAAATTTGAAAAGCCACGTTTCTCATCGACTGCTTTCACAATCAATCATTATGCTGGTAAAGTAACCTATGAAACTGATCAATTCCTTGACAAGAATAAGGATTTCATAATTCCTGaacaaatttcaattttacaaAGATCAAATTTCTCATTCATTAAAGTGTTAATGTCACATTCTGATAAGTTCACTCAATCACCTGGTGGCCATCCACAAGGTAATGGTGGTCCAACTTCTTCCAATACAAAGGGTACTTCAGGTTCATCGTCAATGAAATTCCTTTCTGTTGGTTCACAATTTTCAACATCACTTGCAACTTTAATGAAAACTATTTCAACTACAACACCACATTACGTTCGTTGTATTAAACCAAATCCAGAGAAATTACCTCAAACTTTTAATAAACAAGATGTAATTCATCAATTACGTTGTGGTGGTGTTATGGAATCTGTTAGAATTTGTTGTGCAGGTTTTCCAACTCGTAGATTATTATCTGAATTTTATCAAcgttataaaattttatatgtaaaagatattaatactggcagtggtggtggtaagaaaggttcaaataataataaaattaaagatccaaaaattttagttcaaaatttattaactgGTATTGAATTATCAGATGATAAATATAAGATTGGTTTAACAAAAGTATTTTTAAGAGCTGGCCAATTGGCAAGTTTAGAAGATATGAGATTGGAGCAATTGGATCGTAGTGCAACAGTTATTCAAAAGAGATGGAAAGGTTATTTATATCGTAAACGTTATAAACAACTTAGAGATGCATCATTGATAATTCAAACTAAACTTAGATCAGTACATgcaaaacaacaattatcagCATTACAACGTACTCATTCAGCCATTTTAATACAAAAAGTTTGGAGAGCTCATAGGGATAGAGTTCAATATCAAAAGATTAGAGATGCTTCATTACAATTGCAAACTGTAATGAGAAGACATTTATTCTCTGAGCAAGTTCATAGGGAAAGATGTGAGAATGCAGCAATCATCCTACAAACAAAGATTAGACAAATCCTATCAAAGAGAGAAGTTGATAAAAAGTTACGTGGTATCATTTTAATTCAAGCAAGATGGAGAATGAAATTGGCCAAAAGGGTTTACATACAATTAAGAGCCGAAGCAAGATCATTGCGTACCGTTCAAGAGCAAAAGAATAAACTTCAAGAGAAACTTGAGGAATTGCAATGGCGTTTAACCTCTGAAGCAAAACGTAAACAACAATTGGAGGATCAAAAAGTTAAATCTGATACAACCATTAGTGAGCTTTCAAGTAATAATGATCATCTCGAATTACAATTATCAgagattcaattgaaatatcAAGAATTGgataaatcaaatcaaagcAGTCAATTACAATTATCTGAATGTTTATCAAAACTAGAGGAACAAACTCAACAATTAGATCATTCaagtaaattaaataaaaaacttgaGAAAGATTTATCTGATCAACATGATTCCATCGAGAAATTACAATCACAATTTAATGAAACtgaacaacaattacaacaatttAAACAACAATCTGAGGAATTATCAagtaaattatcaaaaaccACTCAACAATTGGATTTCAATAAACAAGAATTTGATAGATTATCTCAAGAGAGAGATACtgataatacaaataatcaattagagattcaacaattaaagaaaGCAAATTCAACTCTAGAAGAGGATTACTTTAGTTTATCAGGTATTAGAGATAATTTAGAGAGACAAGTATTGGAATTACGTgatgaaaatcaattaataaaggAGAGATTAGATTCATTGGGTCAACAATCCTCTCAGTTCCAAAGTGGTGCAGCATTAGAGAAACAACAATTGGAACAATTGGTTCAAGAACAATCtgaacaattaattaaactttCCTCAGAGAAATTGGGTAGTGAGGAGGAGGCAAAGAaacaaatcaatcaattagaACTTGAACTTACTGATCATAAATCtaaattacaaattcaattacaattgaCTGAACAATCCAAtgaaaagataaagaaactCAAAGGTAAATTAGAGGAATATCAAGATGAAAagaaacaattacaacaagaGCTCGAAAGAATTaaacaatcaaaacaatCGGTTGAAGATGAAAAGAATTCATTAATCACTCAATTAACAACGGTCAAATTTGAAAGTACTCAAGTTTCAACCAATGTATCTcatcaaaaagaaaagatcACCACATTGAAATCTACAATCGAAGAATTGAATAAATCGATTGGCAAATTACAAGCTGAACAAAAGAATAAAGATGACGAGATACGTAAGAttcaatttgaattaaatgatcaaaaacaacaattcaCTAGACAAACCAAAGAGTTTTCTGATCTTCAATCACAACAATCAATCGATAGACAAAAATCAGAGATTACAATTCATTCATTAGAGAGAACCAATGAAACTTTGAAATCCGATTTCGAACGTGTTCAACAATCATTGAAACAACAAGAGAGAGATTGTCAACAATATAAAGACACAATCAATAGATTAGAGAATGAGGTTAAACAATTGACTCAATTGAAAGAACGTTTCGAAAATGAATTCTTTGTTGCAAAGGAacaaaattcaaatcaaacTCAAGAATCTGTTTATCTAAAAGAGGTTACCACTCAAATGCAACAAAATCAATCACGTATCGAAAGAGAATTAGAGGAAAAGAAACAACATATCACTAGAATCGACGATGAACGTGATGAACTCAAGAAACAATTGactcaacttcaacaacaacatgaACAATCTTCAACTCAATTGCTATTGGCTCAAAATGAATTGGAACGTCTTAGAAAGAAAGAACTAAAATATAAAGAACGTGGTCATGAAACTTCCAAACAACAAGATCAATTCAATATGGAGATTCAATCATTACGTATCACCAATAATGATCAATTGAAATCTTTACAAGATTATGAacaagagaaaaagaaactCAAAGATAAACTTTCATCCTCTAAACAAGAGGCTCAACAACAACGTgaatcaatcattaaaatgGATGCTGAATTATCTGCAATTAAACAACATTCGCAATGGGTTGAAAATTCTTTCACCGATATGAAACAAAGAAATCAAGAACTCATTGAATCAAGTGCACTCTATAAACAACAATTGTTACAACAAACTTCAACAATCGATTCAACCAtcaaagagaaagagaatgaaatttcaaaattacaacaacaacttgaaacttcaaatcaacaattacaccAATTGAAAGAggaattaaattcaatgaaaCAATCCAATCAATTAGAATCCACCGAACAATCTAAACAATTGAATCAACTCATTCAAGAGAATCAACAATTGAAATCGGTCACCAATGAAATCTCTAAACAATTGGATGATGCTGTCTTTGAGAATCAAAAGATTAACAATACAATCAAAGAACAAGAGATCAAATCAAAGAGAATGTCTGTCGAATTACAACAACATATCGATGAAGGTAAACAACAAGAgattcaacaattacaatctACAATAGCTCAAttgaaacaacaacaacaatctgaAACTGATCGtctagaaaaagaaattcaacaaatgaaaCGTGAAAGAGAAACtcaaatgaaattggtaGAGTctacaaaattaaattatcacatGTTGGAGGATCGTATGGAACTCTATAGAAATGTTATGGAGATCATTGATTACAAAGAAACTGAATGGGAGAAATTGGCAAGATTGGCCGGTTGTAAAGAATTGGATACAAAATTACTCTCTGATTTCCTTTTATCTTGTAAATTAGAACATACTAGTTTAGGTAGTCAAATGTGGTTCCATCAAATAGATTATTGGTGTCCTTATGAAAGAGACTCAAGTAAAGGTATCTTTTATGGTATCATTAGATCAATAGTTGATTTCACAATTAAAAActttgatgatgttgatctTCTCTCCTATTTATTGGCTTGCTGTTCTCTTACACTTTTCCtttataaaaagaatttagtTAAACATTTAAATGGTGCAAATTCAATTATGCCAATCATACCAACATTGGGAGATTTAgaagaattaaatgaaagATTATCACATCAATCATTAACAACTAGTGGTAAATTctctggtggtggtggtggtggtggtattgatttcattgatcaattacaacaaaGTACTGGTATAACTTTtggtttaatatttaaagcTACAACTCTTAAATTATCACCATTGGTTGATGGtgcaattttaaatgaaaattataataagaAATTAACATCAATCTCTGCTTCTTCAtttggtagtggtagttttGGTCTTGGTTCTAATGGTGTTGGTAGtgtattatcaattgaattgattACAACTTATCTCTCTTCAATCATTACAATATTCCAACATCGTATGGTACATTTTACATTATCACAAAGATTCTTTAATCAAGTATTTTGTTGGATTGGTGCTTTAATAATGAAAGGTTTCATGTTGAGACAAACTTTTTGTACAGAAACATTTGCTACCTTTGTTAAAACAAAGATTGACTTTTTAACTAGATGGGCCGATGATATTGGTAATGTTTGGGTTGGTGATGTCGCTAATGCTTTCCAACAAGTTAGAGAGGTCATCaatgttttaaatattaaagataaagaaaagatCATCGATGATAAAATACGTAAACAATATTGTCcaactttaaattcaaatcaattgaaacaaGTCTTATCTTTATTCTCTCCTGGTGAGTTTGGTGGTAAACGTGTCTCTGCTAAAGTTATCGCCTCCATTTGTCCACCAAATAAATCCTCTGCTGGTCAATCCTTTGTTCAAGAtgaaaacaaattaaatacaATTCCAATTGATTCTTTACATTATTTAGAAATTCAAGATATTAAAACACTTTCTTTACCACTCTCTATAAGACAAACAATTGAAActgaaatcattaatttaaaacaacaaattgcttgtaaaaaataa
- a CDS encoding hypothetical protein (repetitive element) yields the protein MNNDPYGHLFFNCQHTINFINHDKLKYFLYKNCNRNKNWSLTKNQTTKLYTLIYKPQTNNKAFKPDPTININFHFAENAQYKKYRFNWNYINTNLDLVRTHAYWNIISLVIHQIWIWLCKSLFDINITQSFDNRNNQINNTTLDYDILKSKWHKLIRLEYSRTLSNFNQYSIKNNLTKTQKETQWSETIKKFKKEWSINTNEPIPTITPPINY from the coding sequence atgaataatgaTCCCTATGgtcatttgtttttcaattgtcAGCACACAATCAACTTCATAAACCAcgacaaattaaaatattttttatataaaaattgcaATAGAAACAAAAACTGGTCACTAACAAAAAaccaaacaacaaaattataCACACTCATTTATAAAccacaaacaaacaacaaagcATTTAAACCAGATCCaactatcaatattaattttcattttgcaGAAAACgcacaatataaaaaatacagGTTCAACTGGAATTATATAAACACAAATCTTGATCTAGTCAGAACACATGCATATTGGAACATAATCTCATTAGTTATTCACCAAATATGGATATGGTTATgcaaatcattatttgacaTCAATATAACtcaatcatttgataatCGGAACAATCAAATAAACAACACAACACTAGATtatgatatattaaaatcaaaatggcACAAGCTAATAAGATTGGAATATTCAAGAACATTATCAAACTTCAACCAatactcaattaaaaacaacCTCACAAAAACTCAAAAAGAAACCCAATGGTCCgaaacaatcaaaaaatttaaaaaagaatggagCATAAACACAAATGAACCAATTCCAACAATTacaccaccaattaattattaa
- the ndufa9 gene encoding NADH dehydrogenase [ubiquinone] 1 alpha subcomplex subunit 9, mitochondrial (Similar to ubiquinone): protein MLKNLSKGFPSLINKRSFSTINENPLTRIHHGSRTQTTGLVATVFGATGFTGRYLVQLLARTGIQVVVPYRCEDEGFRDLKVLGELGQIIPVRFDIRDSESIERAISHSNIVINMAGRDYETRNFSLDDINVHAASRIADLSKNVEKYIHVSTLRASEDSPSHFSRSKAIGEKLTREIIPNCTVVRPSIIFGDEDKFINKWSKVSQNWPFIPRYNQQHKIQPLHCYDLASGILSILETPGTSGKVYEFAGDEVFTWDEFLDMIIDGTAQYSKLNIPVSNDFMKFISEHLLERFARNPNFIKDQIDYHNQDMTTTVGALTLKDLNVTTTPIQEKLIRLSRMYRPGKFFNAIANPQNK, encoded by the exons atgttaAAGAATCTTTCAAAAGGATTTCCATCTCTTATAAATAAg agatcattttcaacaattaatgaaaatccaTTAACAAGAATTCATCATGGTTCACGTACACAAACAACAGGATTAGTAGCAACAGTATTTGGAGCAACAGGATTCACTGGTAGATATTTAGTACAATTATTAGCACGTACAGGTATTCAAGTAGTTGTACCATACAGATGTGAAGATGAAGGTTTTCGTGATCTCAAGGTGTTGGGCGAATTAGGTCAAATCATTCCAGTTCGTTTCGATATTAGAGATAGCgaatcaattgaaagagCAATTTCACACTCAAACATTGTCATCAATATGGCTGGTCGTGATTATGAAACTCGTAATTTCTCACTCGACGATATCAATGTTCATGCAGCATCTCGTATCGCTGATTTAAGTAAAAATGTTGAGAAATACATTCACGTATCAACCTTGAGAGCATCCGAAGACTCTCCATCCCATTTTTCACGTTCAAAAGCAATCGGTGAAAAATTAACAAGAGAAATCATTCCAAATTGTACAGTAGTTAGACCATCAATCATCTTTGGTGATGAAGATAAATTCATTAACAAATGGTCAAAAGTCTCTCAAAATTGGCCATTCATTCCAAGatataatcaacaacatAAAATTCAACCACTTCAT tGTTACGATTTAGCAAGTggtattttatcaattttggAAACACCAGGTACAAGTGGTAAAGTTTATGAATTTGCAGGTGATGAAGTATTTACATGGGATGAATTTTTAGATATGATTATTGATGGTACAGCTCAATAcagtaaattaaatattccagtttcaaatgatttcatGAAATTCATCTCTGAACATTTATTAGAAAGATTCGCTCGTAATCCAAATTTCATTAAAGATCAAATCGATTATCATAATCAAGATATGACCACTACTGTTGGTGCATTAACTTTGAAAGATTTAAATGTTACAACTACCCCAATtcaagaaaaattaattagacTTTCTAGAATGTACAGACCTGGTAAATTCTTCAATGCTATTGCAAAtccacaaaataaataa
- a CDS encoding hypothetical protein (Similar to B0228.2.p) — translation MGCGGSKHQGTMGHGGGGGSGGGGGYNGKKPLENKVKFQPIKDKFQSLQEVQDALRTAGLESSNLIIGIDYTKSNTWNGKKTFGGKCLHDIQPGMLNPYQEAIEIIGKTLSVFDDDNLLPTYGFGDSRTTDKSVFSFTTERPCFGFNEVLQKYNEITPLVSLSGPTSFAPIIRETINITAAAKAYHILVIIADGEVSVVNETIKAIEEASKYPISIICIGVGDGPWDTMEKFDDDLPERQFDNFQFVPFHTTMAKAENREVDFAVAALQEIPEQFQYIKQLGLL, via the exons atgggTTGCGGAGGATCAAAACATCAAGGAACAATGGGacatggtggtggtggtggaagTGGTGGCGGAGGTGGCTACAACGGTAAGAAACCATTAgaaaataaagttaaattccaaccaattaaagataaattcCAATCCTTACAAGAAGTACAAGATGCTTTACGTACTGCTGGTTTAGaatcatcaaatttaatcATTGGAATTGATTAT aCAAAAAGTAATACATGGAATGGTAAAAAAACATTTGGAGGTAAATGTTTACATGATATTCAACCAGGTATGTTAAATCCATACCAAGaagcaattgaaattattggcAAAACATTATCagtatttgatgatgataatttattaccaaCCTATGGTTTTGGTGATTCAAGAACTACCGATAAGAGTGTATTCTCTTTTACAACCGAAAGACCTTGTTTTGGTTTCAATGAAGTTTTAcaaaaatataatgaaatCACTCCATTGGTTTCTCTATCAGGTCCAACTTCATTTGCGCCAATCATTAGAGAAACAATAAATATTACCGCTGCAGCAAAGGCATATCATATTTTAGTAATCATTGCTGATGGTGAAGTATCCGTTGTAAATGAAACCATTAAAGCTATTGAAGAAGCTTCAAAATATCCAATTTCAATCATTTgtattggtgttggtgatgGTCCTTGGGATAcaat ggagaaatttgatgatgatttaccAGAAAgacaatttgataatttccAATTTGTACCATTCCACACAACAATGGCAAAAGCTGAAAATAGAGAAGTTGATTTTGCAGTTGCCGCTCTTCAAGAAATTCCTGAGCAATTCCAATATATCAAACAACTTGGTTTactttaa